In Thermus islandicus DSM 21543, one genomic interval encodes:
- a CDS encoding TIGR01440 family protein, which translates to MEEIRRAAEKAIGEFLELFPMPEGSLFVLGGSTSEVLGERVGTRPSLEAAEAILEGLLPPLRARGILVAVQACEHLNRALVVEREAVRAFGLEEVTVFPHPKAGGSLATAAFLRFQDPVMVESLRAQALGGMDIGGVLIGMHLRPVAVPLRLSVRRIGEATLIAAKTRPKLVGGARAVYTREDMLRKLEEFRPKPL; encoded by the coding sequence ATGGAGGAGATTCGGCGGGCGGCCGAGAAGGCCATAGGCGAGTTCCTGGAGCTTTTCCCCATGCCCGAGGGGAGCCTCTTCGTCCTCGGGGGCTCCACCAGCGAGGTCCTGGGGGAGAGGGTGGGGACGAGGCCGAGCCTCGAGGCGGCCGAGGCCATTTTGGAAGGCCTGCTGCCGCCCCTCCGGGCGCGGGGGATCTTGGTGGCCGTACAGGCCTGCGAGCACCTGAACCGGGCCCTGGTGGTAGAGCGGGAGGCGGTGCGGGCCTTCGGCCTGGAGGAGGTCACCGTCTTCCCCCACCCCAAGGCGGGGGGAAGCTTGGCCACAGCCGCGTTTTTACGCTTCCAGGACCCGGTGATGGTGGAGTCCTTGAGGGCCCAGGCCTTGGGAGGCATGGACATCGGCGGAGTGCTCATCGGCATGCACCTCCGCCCCGTGGCCGTACCCCTGAGACTTTCGGTAAGACGGATCGGGGAGGCGACCCTCATCGCCGCCAAAACCCGGCCCAAGCTGGTGGGCGGGGCCCGGGCCGTCTACACCCGGGAGGACATGCTCAGGAAGCTGGAAGAATTTCGTCCAAAACCTCTCTGA
- a CDS encoding pyridoxal-phosphate-dependent aminotransferase family protein: MDWLLTPGPVRLHPKALEALARPQLHHRTGPAREVFLKARGLLKEAFRTEGEVLILTGSGTLAMEALVTNLFAPGERVLVPVYGKFSERFYEIALEAGLDVHRLDLPYGRVPRPEDVARKGYRGLLLVHSETSTGALADLPALSGAFKAENPEGLVGADMVTSLLLSEVALEAFGVDAAASGSQKGLMCPPGLGFVALSPRALEGLRPRGYYLNLARELKAQREGESAWTPAINLVRAVAAVLEEVLPRLKEHLALKAWQNGLLYGVGEEKGLKGVPEVRSPAVAAFYLPKGAAYGAVKEAFARRGAVIAGGQGPLKGRIFRLSLMGAYDRYEALGAAALFREVLDEILPAS; the protein is encoded by the coding sequence ATGGACTGGCTCCTCACCCCAGGTCCTGTGCGCTTGCACCCGAAGGCCTTGGAGGCCCTCGCCCGTCCCCAGCTCCACCACCGCACCGGGCCGGCCCGGGAGGTCTTCCTGAAGGCGAGGGGGCTTTTAAAGGAGGCCTTCCGCACCGAAGGCGAGGTCCTGATCCTCACGGGAAGCGGCACCTTGGCCATGGAGGCCCTGGTCACGAACCTCTTCGCCCCCGGGGAAAGGGTCCTGGTGCCCGTCTACGGCAAGTTCTCCGAGCGCTTTTACGAGATCGCCTTGGAGGCGGGCCTTGACGTCCACCGCCTGGACCTCCCCTATGGCCGGGTGCCCAGGCCCGAGGACGTGGCGCGGAAGGGCTACCGGGGCCTCCTCCTCGTCCACTCGGAGACCTCCACCGGGGCCCTCGCCGACCTTCCCGCCTTGAGCGGAGCCTTTAAGGCGGAAAACCCGGAGGGCCTGGTGGGGGCGGACATGGTGACGAGCCTCCTCTTGAGCGAGGTGGCCCTCGAGGCCTTTGGGGTGGACGCCGCGGCCTCCGGGAGCCAGAAGGGCCTCATGTGCCCTCCGGGCCTGGGGTTTGTGGCCCTTTCCCCTAGGGCCCTGGAGGGGCTTCGGCCTCGAGGCTACTACCTCAACCTGGCCCGGGAGCTTAAGGCCCAAAGGGAGGGGGAGAGCGCCTGGACGCCGGCCATCAACCTGGTCAGGGCGGTGGCTGCCGTCTTGGAGGAGGTTTTGCCCCGCCTTAAGGAGCACCTCGCCCTTAAGGCCTGGCAAAACGGGCTTCTCTACGGAGTAGGGGAGGAGAAGGGCCTGAAGGGGGTGCCCGAGGTGCGAAGCCCGGCGGTGGCGGCCTTCTACCTGCCCAAGGGGGCGGCCTACGGGGCGGTGAAGGAGGCCTTTGCCAGGAGGGGGGCGGTCATCGCCGGGGGGCAGGGGCCCTTGAAGGGGAGGATCTTCCGCCTCTCCCTCATGGGGGCCTACGACCGCTACGAGGCCCTGGGGGCGGCCGCCCTCTTCAGAGAGGTTTTGGACGAAATTCTTCCAGCTTCCTGA
- the mqnP gene encoding menaquinone biosynthesis prenyltransferase MqnP: MRRLKLYLELVRFEHTLFALPFAYGGMLWAAGGWPGFRVFLLVTLAMVGARTMAMALNRLIDWRLDALNPRTRNRHLPRGLVKPWETLVLALLGLVLLVYAGLHLNPLTARLLPVAVFFLVFYSYTKRFTWLCHYVLGLTIGAAAPGGWIAVTGSFAPAPLWLWAGVGLWIAGFDILYATQDYAFDRAHGVKSLPARFGLPAALAVARTTHLLAWLAFLVAGLAYGAGGPYFLGLLLVGGLLLVEHRLVSPEDLSKVDLAFFQANVGVSLGMLLFVVLDLLLRR, encoded by the coding sequence GTGAGGCGGCTAAAGCTCTACCTGGAGCTTGTCCGCTTTGAGCACACCCTCTTCGCCCTCCCCTTCGCCTACGGGGGCATGCTCTGGGCGGCAGGGGGGTGGCCGGGCTTCCGGGTCTTCCTCCTCGTCACCCTGGCCATGGTGGGGGCCAGGACCATGGCCATGGCCCTGAACCGCCTCATTGACTGGCGCCTGGACGCCCTGAACCCGAGAACCCGGAACCGCCACCTTCCCCGGGGGCTGGTGAAGCCTTGGGAGACCCTGGTCCTTGCCCTTTTGGGCCTGGTTCTCCTGGTCTACGCCGGACTCCACCTCAACCCCCTCACCGCCCGCCTCCTGCCCGTGGCTGTCTTCTTCCTGGTCTTCTATAGCTACACCAAGCGCTTCACCTGGCTTTGCCACTACGTCCTGGGCCTCACCATTGGGGCCGCCGCCCCAGGGGGCTGGATCGCGGTCACGGGAAGCTTCGCCCCCGCCCCCCTCTGGCTTTGGGCCGGGGTGGGGCTCTGGATCGCCGGGTTTGACATCCTTTACGCCACCCAGGATTACGCCTTTGATCGGGCCCACGGGGTGAAAAGCCTGCCTGCTCGCTTCGGCCTTCCTGCGGCCCTCGCCGTGGCCCGGACCACCCACCTCCTGGCCTGGCTCGCCTTCCTTGTGGCGGGGCTTGCCTACGGGGCGGGGGGGCCCTACTTCCTGGGCCTCCTTCTGGTGGGAGGGCTCCTCCTGGTGGAGCACCGGCTGGTCTCCCCCGAGGACCTCTCCAAGGTGGACCTGGCCTTCTTCCAGGCCAACGTGGGGGTGAGCCTGGGGATGCTGCTCTTTGTCGTCCTGGACCTCCTCCTGCGGAGGTGA
- a CDS encoding Rqc2 family fibronectin-binding protein, which produces MEGLLIHAVLRALSGELPALNLGLAFPDEGTLAVLLKGRTGRLFNLVLRYRPPSPSLVLEEGRLEGEPKTPFQRQLHARVRGPLVGAEQLKLDRVVFLRFAGERGFVDTPPVVLAFEATGRNANLLLLDETGTLLGVDRVITKEVNRYRELRPGLPYTPPPPYEKLDPRTLKEEDLRVLLGRPLKDLVRHVDGIGKELLQELAKRAGLTPETPLDEEGLKRVYQALRTLVEDPTLRTELSEELRRRFAEEEKAALRKPLLEALEREKRTLLARLADYQRALERLEEAGELRQKADLLLARLQEVPKGADRVVLEGFLGERVEIPLDPALSPQENARKLYERARRLEELATKALDLIPKTEARVKALEEEMARVKEASLEELLQLSQRPREEKGGRLGLRYTSPSGYLVLVGRNAKENDLLTRAAHSEDLWFHAQGVPGSHVILKAEGKSPPLEDLLFAARLAAYHSKARGELQVPVDYTRKKHVWRPRKAAMGQVLYTGAKTLFVEGTLPEGAEGG; this is translated from the coding sequence ATGGAAGGACTCCTGATCCACGCCGTCTTGCGGGCGCTTTCGGGCGAGCTTCCCGCCCTTAACCTGGGCCTGGCCTTCCCCGACGAGGGCACGCTGGCCGTTTTGCTCAAGGGGAGGACGGGGCGCCTTTTCAACCTGGTGCTCCGCTACCGCCCCCCCTCCCCGAGCCTGGTCCTGGAGGAGGGCCGCCTCGAGGGGGAGCCCAAGACCCCCTTCCAGCGGCAGCTCCACGCCCGGGTCAGGGGACCCCTGGTGGGGGCGGAGCAGCTCAAGCTGGACCGGGTGGTCTTCCTCCGCTTCGCCGGGGAGAGGGGCTTCGTGGACACCCCTCCTGTGGTCCTGGCCTTTGAGGCTACGGGGCGGAACGCCAACCTCCTCCTCCTGGACGAAACCGGCACCCTCCTGGGGGTGGACCGGGTCATCACCAAGGAGGTGAACCGCTACCGGGAGCTCCGCCCGGGCCTCCCCTACACCCCCCCGCCCCCTTACGAGAAGCTGGACCCGAGGACGCTAAAGGAGGAGGACCTCCGGGTCCTTTTGGGGAGGCCCCTAAAGGACCTGGTCCGCCACGTGGACGGCATCGGCAAGGAGCTCCTCCAGGAGCTGGCCAAAAGGGCGGGCCTCACCCCGGAAACCCCCCTGGACGAGGAGGGGCTGAAGCGGGTGTACCAAGCCCTGCGGACCCTGGTGGAGGACCCCACCTTGCGCACCGAGCTTTCCGAGGAGCTCAGGCGGCGCTTTGCCGAGGAGGAGAAGGCGGCCTTGAGGAAGCCCCTCCTCGAGGCCCTGGAAAGGGAGAAGCGGACCCTCCTCGCCCGCCTTGCCGACTACCAGAGGGCCCTCGAGCGCCTGGAGGAGGCGGGGGAGCTCCGCCAAAAGGCTGACCTCCTCCTCGCGCGGCTCCAGGAGGTGCCCAAGGGGGCGGACCGGGTGGTCCTGGAGGGGTTCTTGGGGGAGAGGGTGGAGATCCCCCTAGACCCCGCCCTCTCCCCCCAGGAGAACGCCAGGAAGCTCTACGAGCGGGCTAGGCGCCTGGAGGAGCTCGCAACGAAGGCCCTGGACCTCATCCCCAAGACCGAGGCCAGGGTGAAGGCCTTGGAGGAGGAGATGGCCCGGGTGAAGGAGGCCTCGTTGGAGGAACTCCTCCAGCTTTCCCAAAGGCCCAGGGAAGAAAAGGGAGGCCGGCTCGGCCTCCGCTATACTTCCCCCTCCGGCTACCTCGTCCTGGTGGGCAGGAACGCCAAGGAAAACGACCTCTTAACCCGCGCCGCCCACTCCGAGGACCTCTGGTTCCACGCCCAGGGGGTGCCGGGAAGCCACGTGATCCTGAAGGCGGAGGGGAAAAGCCCCCCCCTAGAGGACCTCCTCTTCGCCGCGAGGCTTGCCGCCTACCACTCCAAGGCGAGGGGGGAACTCCAGGTGCCCGTGGACTATACCCGCAAGAAGCACGTCTGGCGGCCCCGAAAGGCCGCCATGGGCCAGGTGCTCTACACGGGGGCCAAGACCCTTTTCGTGGAGGGGACGCTACCCGAAGGGGCGGAGGGGGGCTAA
- the panD gene encoding aspartate 1-decarboxylase, whose translation MFHAKIHRARVTEADLDYVGSVTVDQDLLDAAGILPYEQVDIYDLTNGAWLTTYALPGERGSGEIKINGAAAHLVKPGDLVILVAYGVFEEEEAKGLKPTVVLVDERNRILEVRKG comes from the coding sequence ATGTTCCACGCCAAGATCCACCGGGCCCGGGTCACGGAGGCCGATCTGGACTACGTGGGCTCGGTGACCGTGGACCAGGACCTTTTGGACGCCGCCGGGATTCTCCCTTACGAGCAGGTGGACATCTACGACCTCACCAACGGGGCCTGGCTCACCACCTACGCCCTCCCTGGGGAAAGGGGCTCGGGGGAGATCAAGATCAACGGGGCCGCGGCCCACCTGGTGAAGCCCGGGGATCTGGTCATCCTCGTGGCCTACGGGGTCTTTGAGGAGGAAGAGGCCAAAGGCCTCAAGCCCACCGTGGTCCTGGTGGACGAGAGAAACCGGATTTTGGAGGTGCGCAAAGGGTGA
- the nuoB gene encoding NADH-quinone oxidoreductase subunit NuoB: MSLLVSLRVGLLARRLEELLQVPDHAFGYPELKPEGLSREARAHLLRLCPSRAFGEEGGLFQLDLARCVGCGRCVLAHPEAVGEVRRLEVAVTRREDLVQRVDLEQRAFLDPGPPPPPRKELALPTLAFREVSAGDTGLADSEVALLGNPFHDMSRFGLSVVASPRHADALLVTGPVTRNMAEALRRTYEAMPEPKGVVAVGNEAIAGGAFAESPEVVGGVDRLLPVDVYVPGDPPRPGAILHGLLLLTGRARQRLRGGTFR; this comes from the coding sequence GTGAGCCTGCTTGTCAGTCTGCGCGTGGGGCTTCTTGCCCGTAGGTTGGAGGAGCTTCTTCAGGTGCCGGACCACGCCTTCGGCTATCCAGAGCTCAAGCCCGAGGGGCTTTCCAGGGAGGCCCGGGCCCACCTCCTCCGCCTCTGCCCGAGCCGGGCCTTCGGGGAAGAGGGAGGCCTCTTCCAGCTGGACCTGGCCCGGTGCGTGGGGTGCGGCCGGTGTGTCCTGGCCCACCCGGAGGCGGTGGGGGAGGTGCGGCGCCTCGAGGTGGCCGTGACCCGGAGGGAAGACCTGGTGCAGCGGGTGGACCTGGAGCAGAGGGCTTTCCTGGACCCCGGGCCGCCGCCCCCGCCAAGAAAGGAGCTCGCCCTGCCCACCCTGGCCTTCCGCGAGGTGAGCGCTGGGGACACAGGTCTTGCGGACTCGGAGGTGGCCCTCCTCGGCAACCCCTTTCACGACATGTCCCGGTTTGGCCTCTCCGTGGTGGCCTCGCCCCGGCACGCCGACGCCCTCCTGGTCACGGGCCCCGTGACCCGCAACATGGCCGAGGCGCTTCGCCGCACCTACGAGGCCATGCCCGAGCCCAAGGGCGTGGTGGCCGTGGGGAACGAGGCCATCGCTGGGGGGGCTTTCGCCGAAAGCCCCGAGGTGGTGGGCGGGGTGGATCGCCTGCTCCCCGTGGACGTGTACGTGCCCGGGGATCCCCCGCGACCCGGGGCCATCCTCCACGGCCTCTTGCTCCTTACGGGGCGGGCCCGCCAGCGGCTTCGGGGCGGAACCTTCCGCTAA